The Plasmodium berghei ANKA genome assembly, chromosome: 12 genome contains a region encoding:
- a CDS encoding protein phosphatase inhibitor 2, putative → MKKKINKIAAKKTISWDEVTINEQDKERGSRMKILEPNTPFNFIVMDSASEDETSKIGDSKTNSEGQDNIADDLINKLNQLVEKQDCKGVSNIDFKEKRKKHYNEYKILQKLRKSGTFDEIDEEYKLENNESNDDNNNAQDGEE, encoded by the exons atgaaaaaaaaaatcaataaaattgcagc GAAAAAAACTATATCATGGGATGAAGTGACAATAAATGAACAAGACAAGGAAAGGGGCTCACGGATGAAAATTTTGGAGCCAAACACCCCGttcaattttattgtaatg gATAGCGCATCAGAAGATGAAACATCAAAAATTGGGGATTCTAAAACAAATAGCGAAGGACAA GATAATATTGCGGATGATCTAATAAATAAACTAAACCAATTAGTGGAAAAACAAGACTGTAAAGGTGTATCCAATATAGATTTTAaggaaaaaagaaaaaagcaTTATAACgaatacaaaatattgcAAAAATTGAg GAAATCAGGCACATTTGATGAAATTGatgaagaatataaattagaaaataatgaatcgaatgatgataataacaATGCTCAGGATGGAGAagaataa